In the genome of Candidatus Pristimantibacillus lignocellulolyticus, the window GAATGACGATATCTGCTCCTAATTCAATCGGTCGTTGGTAATATGGCGTTAGTAATGTATTGTCTACAATCGTAAGTAGACCATTAGCTTTTGCCCATGTTGTTACTTTCTCAATATCGGTAACCATCATTAACGGATTAGTAGGTGTTTCGATTAAAACTGCTTTCGTATTAGGAAGCAAACTGGATTGCAAATCATCTAAACTATTTGTATCTACATAAGTTGCTGTTACACCAAACCGAGACATAACACGCTCTAATAGACGATATGTTCCACCGTACAGATCAAGAGATACAATTAGATGATCACCTGAACTGAAGTAAGCAAAGATTGTTTGTAGGGCAGCCATGCCCGAGCTACAGGCAAAAGCTGCATCTCCAGATTCCAATTGAGCCACTGCTTCTTCTAAAACAGAACGTGTAGGACTTTTTGTTCTTGCATAATCAAAGCCAGTACTTTCGCCTAATGCTGGATGACGAAATGCTGTTGCCTGATAAATGGGAAAGCTTACAGCTCCCGTTACTGTATCTTTTTGCGAACCAATTTGTGCCAAGCGACTTTCAATTTTCATGAAATTACTCTCTCCCATTCATCCTATATCCCTGCGCCTAATTCATAAGGCGTAAGTTGATAAACATAATAATTTAACCAGTTTGAGTATAACAAATTAGCATGTGCTCTCCATGTAGAAATTGGAGTGCGATCTGGGTTATCTCCAGGGAAATAATTTTTAGGAACTTCAATCTCAAGACCTTTGGCTTTGTCTCGGTCATATTCGAATTTTAATGACGCAGCATCGTATTCAGAATGACCTGTTACGAAAATCTGCTTGCCTCCCTTGGAAGCAATAATATATAAACCTGCATCCTCGGATTCTGACCATATTTCAAGCTCATCGATTTGTTCCACATCTTCACGACGCACCTCAGTATGACGTGACTGTGGTACAAAGAACATTTCATCAAAGCCACGTAGTAGAGGAACATTTCGTGTGCTTAGACTATGTGGATAAACTCCGAACATCTTCTCGTCCAACTGATATTTCGGAACACCGAAATGATGGTAAAGTCCTGCTTGTGCTGCCCAACAAATATGGAAAGTAGAAGTAACATGTAGTTTACTCCAGTCCATAATTTGAGTTAACTCTTCCCAATAGTTTACTTCTTCAAAAGGTAGATTTTCTACAGGTGCACCAGTGATGATCATTCCATCAAAATATTGATGTTCTATCTCATCAAAAGTTTTGTAAAAGCTCGTTAGATGGTCCGATGATGTATTCTTAGATGTATGAGTCTTAGGGTGTAACAACACAGCTTCAACCTGTAGTGGTGTGTTACCAATCAAACGTAACAATTGAGTTTCAGTTGTTTCTTTCGTCGGCATTAAATTAAGAATCACAATTCGCAGTGGTCGAATATCCTGTTTGTAGGCAATGCTTTCATCCATCGTAAAGATGTTCTCACTCATAAGAACTTCCTTAGCCGGTAGAGAATCTGGAATTTTGATTGGCATAACACTCACTCCTTAGACTTTTCATAACTGCTTGAATATACTTCTCGTAAATGAAAAGTACTTCGTAAGCAAAACTAACTTTTCATAACTGCTTGAATATACTTCCTGTAAATGAAAAGCACATCGGAAGCATTACCTAAATTTTCATAACTGCCTGGATATACTTCTCGTAAATGAAAAGTACCTCGGAAACAAAACTAACTTTTACGGTCTTTTGATCCACTTTTTGTAAATAAAAGTAGATCCATACATGGAAATGTATATAAAAAAAGACCTTTCTGGATTGAGAAAAGGTCTATCTATCGTAACCTCTCTCTCATCTCTCAGAAACTTAAATTTCCGCAAGATTTAGCACCGTGCATAAAATGCCGGTTGCCGGGCTTCATAGGGCTTTTCCCTCCGCCTGCTCTTGATAAGAAAGTAGCATATTCAATTGTCACTAATATCACTACTTTATAGCATTATTTGTGCTACGTCAAGAACATGATTATCAATCATTTTTTATTATTTTCTAGAAATTTATATTGAATGATTCGGACACATCAGAGTATACTAGACAAGGATTCATGGGCTTTTTAAGTGTAATCCTATTTCATCACTAGCATATGTATGCTCTCTAAATGTTGAGGTATGCTACAGTTAAGTAGAAAACCATTATTATTAATGAAGCAAAGGAGTGTGTGGCTTAGATGGACGATGATCGACCGAGTACCTGGCAATTTCATATTTGGACGCTACCATTAAAGCTTGCTAACGATGGTTGCTCATCTCTATTCCCACAGCCATTACGCTACTATTATAGATGACAACAACGTAAGCAATATAGTTTTTAAGTAGCTCCTCCAGACGGGAAGGAGAACTATTATGAAAATTAGACATGTTAAAAGCGGAAACTTTAGTTTAATTGAAAATATTGAAGATACTGTAAGACCACCTAGCGAGGGATTTTACTGGATCGATGCTGATGTAGAAGATCTAACTGTTCTACAACCAATATTCGGTATGCATGATCTTGCGGTTGAAGACTGTTTGACTGAAGAAGAGCAACGTCCGAAAATTGAAATTTATGAAAGTCATTATTTTATCGTTGTAAATAGTATACGTTTCGATGATGAAGAATTTTTCTTACGTGCCCTTAATATTTTCTTAGGTAAACATTTTATTATTACGGTGACGAAGCAGAAAATTAACGAGTTGCGTACACTGAAACCTATTCTTTGGGAACAAGAGGTAACACGGCCTGATCAATTCCTCTATCACTTAGTGGATTTAGTTATTGATAATTATGCACTAGTCGGTGACCGGATTGAGCTTCGAATCGAAGTACTTGAAGAAGATATTTTGATGCACACCAAGAAATCTCATTTGAATGAAATTATCGGTCTTCGAAGTGAAATATTGTGGTTGAAAAAGGTGCTCGGTCCTCAACGAGAACTCATTGCAACTTTAATCAAGAAAGAACTCAAATTGATTGATGATCAACTACAGAAATATTTCAGTGACGTATACGAGAACGCATTGAAAACTGCTGAATCTTTTGATACGTATCGAGATCTAATGGGTAACTTACGCGAGGCCTACCAGTCATCACTATCCAGTCGTGCCAATGAAATTATGAGAGTGTTTACAGCTATTACTACGATTTTCATGCCACTAACTTTTATTACAGGTATTTATGGTATGAACTTCGATACGATTCCTGGTATTCACTTCAAGTATGGAGCTTATGTTGTACTTGGGATTATGATTACGCTAGGAATAAGTATGTATATTATTTTCCGCAAAAAAGAATGGCTATAAGTGCATTTTTATAAACGCTAACTTCCTTAGATGTACTGAATGTTTGACTTTCAGTACATCTAAGGAAGTTTTTTCGTTATATTTACTCAAATAATATGCTACTACCTTTGTTGCAGACGAAATTTATGAAGTAAATTGAACTAATATCCAATTATTTTTGCCCATTGTGTTTGAATTCGCTATAATAGAGGATAGCTCCATCGAGTTGAACTATTCGAGAAGGGGGATTGGCAGAATTGAATATTAGTCAGCTAGAAACCTTACTTACAATTTCGAAAACGATGAGCTTTCGAAAGGCAGGTGAGCTTTTGAATTTGACTCAGCCAGCTGTATCGGCACAAATCAAAAGCTTAGAAGAAGAATTCAATACTATTTTGATTGATCGTAATCAACCTGTCACTTTAACTGAACATGGACAAGTTTTTCTTGAACATGCTGAACGAATGCTCTCGATCGTTGATGACTTAAAGCAAAGACTTTCAGATCTTAACGATAATCCACAAGGCCACATTGTTTTAGGAACAACAGCTTCTATCGCGGTCCAAGTACTACCACGAGTCCTTTCCTATTTTCAAAATCAATATCCTTTAATCAAAACAACGATTCATACGATGCCCTCTTCTCAAGTTATGAGTAGTGTGGATAACGGAAGCGTAGATATTGGTATTACTTATTTAACTGAAAAAAATGCTAATATAAGTTCCTCCATCCTATATTATGATACATTCGAATTAATTGTAGCTCCTGAAAACCCATTAAGCTCTTATGATTATATTACAATAGATCAATTGCAACAGACGCCACTCATCATGCTTGCTCCTGATACTTTAGGCAGAAGATTTGTAGATAAAATATGTAAGACGCATAACCTCACTCCTAATATTGTGATGGAATTGTCTAGTAGTGAAGAAGTAAAAAGAATGGTAGAGATCAATCTGGGAGCTGCGATTGTATCTAAATTATCTATTGAGCAAGAGCTTAAGTTAGGCACTTTAAAAATAATTAGAGTAGAAGAGCTTGAAGCTACACATCCTGTAGGTGTTGTGTATAAATCAGGTCGATACATTAATTCAGCTATGCAACAATTTATTAGCGATTTGAAGGGGATGCCTGAGTATAAATTTATGAATGCCGAGTAATAAGTGGAAATTCATAAATCAGACTTTGATAACGAAGATTATGCTTACGTAGCGCACTCGTCGTCGAATATATAGCGAACTTGCGAAGTCCGGGCCGCGTGTACCAATTATGTACACTTGCGCTTCCTCCTTCTACAAGTAGCGCTCTATCTTCTCGGTTCTGAAAGCCTGCTTTATGAATCTTTATTGGAAGAGGTAGTTCATAAATCAGATATCCATAACCCGTTAGTTAAGCTTCCAATGTACTTTTCAATCTCAAGGAAGCTAGTCAACAAAGTAATTGAAAAGTTTTAGGAGGATTGCAAATGAGTACAATTGACAATAACAACCGTGTTAAATTTGATCTTCACACCCATCATAAACGTTGTGGGCATGCTGACGGTGTAATTGAAGATTACATTCAATCTGCAATTGCACAAGGCTTCCAAGCCATTGGTATTTCAGATCATACACCTTACTTTTCACATAACGATGACCATCCTTTCCCGGGGATCGCGATGGCCAGAAGTGAATTTTCAAATTACATCGCAGAAGTACAATCGTTGAAACAGAAATACAATGGAAAAATTGATGTGTTGCTCGGAATAGAATCTGATTTCTTCCCACAACATGTTAGTTTATACGAAACAGCCTTGAATGAAGTACCTTTCGATTATGTTATTGGTTCTGTTCATCAAGTATCAGGTGTTAGTATTTTCAACAAAAACCGCTGGAAAGGTCTAACCGATCAAGAAAAAATCGAAACCAAAGAACTCTACTATGATCTTATAGCTCAATCTGCTCGTAGTGGGCTGTTCCAAATTCTTGGTCATATCGATGCAATGAAAGGTTATTATCCTCCATTTTCTGATATCCCTACTAGCAGTAAAATCGATGAAACATTAAAAATCATTGCTGACTGTAATGTAGCAATCGAAATCAATACATCTGGTAGTACTAAAGATGTTGGTGGATGGTATCCTTCTGATGATATTTTGGCAAGAGCATTTCATTACGGTGTGAAAGTAACTTTTGGGTCTGATGCTCATACTCCAAAACGTATCGGTGATGATTTCAATGAAGTAGCCAATCGACTGAAAGAAATCGGATATACGAGTTGGGTGTATTATAAAAACCGTCAAGCCATTGAAGTTTCATTGTAACTACTGCTTGCCTAAACAGTAAATATTTATATATTATTTGTTTGTTGAATACCTTTCTAACTTAAGAAGTTGTTAAGTAAGAGAGGTTTTTTCATGCGCGTTACTTTAACAGGCTTATGATAACATCGAGGACGTGGTTAATTTGTGGCTATTTCTATCAATTCTAAGTGCAATCGTATTCGGAACTGCAGGTTGGTGGATGAAAGTCTCCCAGATGAAAAGGGGTTCAGTGAACACACTGCTCTTAGCATTGTATATCGTTGGTGCATTAGGATTTGGCGTTAATTCCATAATCGACGGTTCATACATTCAATTACTTGATCTACATATATGGATTGCTGGACTAATCATTGGTCTAGGGTCAGCTTTAGGTAATCTATACTTCATGAGAGCACTAGATACTGGACCAGCTACCCTTACTTCACCATTAACAAATATGAACATCGTTCTAGTCGTATTACTTGGTACTCTGGTATATGGAGAATTGCTTGTTCCAATACAAATTTTCAGTATTATACTATTAATATTTGCTACCATTCTAATCACCCAGAAGAAAGAATCAAAAAGCATCACGTCTTCATGGTGGTATGGGTTTATATTACTAGCTATAATTATGTTCACCATTCGTAACGGTGGTTTGAAAGTAACAGAAGAGCTTGGCTATGAAAGTGCTCCTGTTTTATTTGTCGCTTATTTCATGGCAATCTTCTTCTATTTGAAACCTGTAGTTAATGATCGAAGTTCATCCTCAAATTCTAAAGCAATTGGTTGGAGATATGGTGCTGTAACTGGTCTATTATCTTACGGTGGATTACAGTTATATGCAGTTGCATTGCAATATGGGCAGTCTAATCTAGTTGCACCAATCTTCGCAACAAACGGACTTATTGTTACTATTTTTTCCATTATTATTTACAAAGAAAGATTATCTCGTATACAATGGGTGGCATTTGCATCACTTTTGCTTGGATTAATCTGTATTCGTATTACGTTGTAAATTTATTAATTACTATTCACTCCATATTTGACCATCGACATACTTCGCTAAAGGCACTTACTTTTTTTTAGTTTGTATGCTACAATAAATGTTAAGGATGGTGATATGAATGGACTATACAATGATGTGCCCGAGGTATGAATCAGCTGCTGATTTATTAGGGAAGAAATGGACTGGTAGGATCATTCATGTTTTATTGGGCGGACCTAAACGTTTCAAAGATATAAAAGAACAAATACCAGAAATGAGCGACAAAATGCTTACAGACCGTATGAAGGAATTAGAAGCTGTTGGTGTCGTTGTAAGAAATGTATATCCTGAAATGCCCGTGCGTATAGAATATGAATTGACTGAAAAAGGACGGGATCTTGAACCTGTCATCTGCTCCATTCAAGAGTGGGCTGAGAAATGGATTGGCTAAGCAAATAGAGCTGGATTAGCGGAATGAATCGTTCCCTAATCCAGCTCTATTTGTTTTAATTAGAATCTTAATGATCCTCAAACAAGTCGTAATATTTGTTCTTTAGCATTTCCATCACTTAATCCCCCGTGATAACAAACAATTTTATCTATAAGGGCAGCTTCGACGTCGAATATGCTACGCCAGTGTTACCGCTTAATCACCCGTGGACGTTTTGAACTTCCATTCCAATAAGGTTCAAAACGTTCGAGGGTCAGTTCCAAGAAGATGCCCTTCAGCGTAAACGAGTAGCACAGCGTACGTTGTTGGTACGCGAGCACACGCAGGCTTTCGATGGAGGGCATCTTCGACGCCGAATATGCTACGTCAGTGTTACCGCGTAATCACCCGTGGACGTCTTGAACTTCCATTCCAATAAGGTTCAAAACGTTCGCGGGTCAGTTCTAAGAAGATGCCCTTCAGCGTAAACGAGTAGCACAGCGTACGTTGTTGGTACGCGAGCACACGCAGGCTTTCGATGGAGGGCATCTTCGACGCCGAATATGCTACGTCAGTGTTACCGCGTAATCACCCTCGGACGTTTTGAACTTCATCTCAGAAAGGGTAGACTAGTGGTAAAGTTAGGACCATTACAACCCCCAGTAAAATCTGTGCAGGTAATCCTACTTTGACATAATCCATAAACTTGTATTTCCCAACTCCCATCACCAGTGCGTTAGGTGGTGTTGAGAACGGTACGGCAAAGCACATACTCGCACCAATCGATACAGCTAACATAAATGGAACTGGATTAACATCCAGAGCTATTGCTGCAGATAAAGCAATAGGTGCAAATAGCACTGCACAAGCAGTATTACTTACAAATAACGTCATCAAAGAAGTTGCAAAATACACACCAGCAAGCAATACTAACGGTCCATATCCCCCTAGCCCAATAACTAGCTTCTCAGATAATAGTGCAGCTGCCCCAGTCTTCTCGATTGCTGTAGACATAGGTATCATCGCTCCAATGAGTACAATACTCTCCCAATTTACCGTTTTGTAAGCTGATTCCATATTCGGTAAACATCCTGTAACAACCATCATAATTGCGGCGACCATCACACATACGACTGCGGGTACAACATTAACAATCATCCCTACAATCATTAGTACCATAATTAATGCAGCAATAGGAGCTTTATGAAGCAATGGTATACTCGCAGCTGCCTTTGCAGGTTGTCCAACCACTACAACATCCTCATGTTCTAACGATAATCGAGCAATGTGTTTCCATTCTCCTTGAATGAGAATCGCATCTCCAGACTTAATCTTCTCTTCTTTCAATTCATTCAACACATAAGTTCCTTTACGTTGAATACCAAGAATATTAACATTGTAATTCTCACGAAAACCTGAATGCTTTACTAATTGATTAATATGACGGGAATTAGACGGAATAAGGATCTCGGCAATGCCAATTTCAGGCGTAGTTAACTCTTCAAGTGTAGCAGAATAATCTTTCTCTATAATCTCATCACTAATCATAGAGAGTTTCTGATGTTTAGCAAATTGTTCAATATCTTCATAATTACCTGTAACATATATAATATCTCTAGGATGAAGTCTTGTCTCTGGTCCAGCGATTTCTTGATTAATTGTTTTGAAAAATGGATTTTTATGAGATTGACGTCTTCTAACCTCATTAATATGTACGCGATATAAACTTGCTAAAGATAGTTCTTTCAATGTTTTCTCAAGCATTGGTGAACCTTCATTCACTTGGATCCGATATAAATTTTGCGCTAACCTATATTGCTGCGCTAGTTCATCTAATGACCGCTCTTTTTTCCTTCTAGAATTGCTCTTATTTTTCCCTTTCAGCACAATTTTACTGAAAAAGATTATAAGTACTGTTCCTGCAACTAAACAGATTAGACCTGTAGGCGCAAAGCCAAAGAAGCTAATCCCTTTAAAACCTGCTTTTTCTAACGTTTCACTTACCACCATATTTGGAGGGCTCCCAATTAAAGTTAACATCCCTCCTAGACTACCTGAAAATGCCAATGGCATAAGTAATCTTCTCGTACTCACTTGAGCTTGATTAGCTAGACTTATTACAATTGGGAGCATCACTGCAATTGTCCCTGTATTACTAATAAATGCACCTACAAAGGATGTGGATAGCATCACCGTAACAAGTAATCTCGTTTCATTCGTACCTGCCAAATTCAATAGTTTACTACTTACAATTTTGGCAAGACCCGTTTGAAAGATTGCTCCTCCTACTATAAATAAACCAATCATCATAATAACGACCGAACTTGCAAACCCAGCTAATGCTTCTCCTGTATCGAGAATATTAAGAATGACCAATAAACTTAAAGCACTGACGGCCACAAGATCTGAACGAACTTTACCACTCACGAACATTATTGATGCTAATAATAATATTATTAAAGTTAAGATCATATCTATGTTCAAACTCGTCACCCCCTATCATGCTCTCCAATTATGTTATCACTCAAACTCTCATCTTTCTGTGACTTTCATTACAGCAGTATACTCAGCCCGAAGTTTTCTTCATTCACCATCAACTATAGCGGAGAGAACAATCGCTTGTAGAAAAGCGAAAGCGGTCGTTTTTGTTCTCGAATTTACACCTCAGTCTTATGACTAAATCCGAGGACAACGGCGATTGGAGCAGCGATTAGTTCTCAGAGTGTTTACCGATCGCACCTAAGCATTGACAATGATGATAACATTCAGTAATATAAGAATATCATTATTTGATAATGATTATCAATGATAATATAGGCTGATTAAAGTAAAATCTTAGTCAATGGGCAACTAAAAAACGCCAGGACAGATTTCTATCCTGACGTTTACTATCATTATATTAAAATTGATTGGGCTGTATATATACCAATTACATACCAAGCCATTTTTTGAATAGTAACTTCGTTGTATCACGATTCATTGCTGCAATTGATGTCGTAAGTGGAATTCCTTTCGGACATGAACGAACACAGTTCTGAGAGTTACCACAGCCTTCTATTCCGCCATCTTCCATTAGTGTCTCAAGTCTCTCATCTTTATTCATTGCACCGGTAGGATGTACATTGAAGAGGCGAACTTGTGATATAGCAGATGGTCCGATAAAGCTGTTACGATCATTCACATTCGGGCATGCTTCAAGACATACGCCACAAGTCATGCACTTGGAAAGCTCATATGCCCATTGACGATCAGCTTCTGCCATGCGTGGACCAGGACCAAGATCATAGGTTCCATCGATAGGAATCCATGCCTTAACTTTTTTCAGAGCAGAGAACATTCTTTCACGATTGATAACAAGGTCACGAATAACCGGGAAAGTACGCATTGGCTCAAGCCTTACTGGCTGCTCTAATTGATCGATTAACGCACTACATGCTTGACGAGGCTTTCCGTTAATAACCATAGAACAAGCACCACATACTTCTTCAAGACAGTTAGACTCCCAAATAACTGGTGTAGTGGTTTTACCTTCCGCAGTTACTGGGTTACGTTGAATTTCCATTAACGCACTAATTACATTCATATTAGGACGATAAGGAATCTTGAACGTTTCCGTATATGCAGCTGAGTCTGGTTTATCCTGACGAGAAATAATAAAGGTAACAGTTTTCGTAGCTACTGTAGTTTCAGCCATTGTTATTCTCCTTTCTTCTTCCCTGCAGAATAATCACGAGTACGAGGTTTAATCAAGCTAACGTCAACGTCTTCATATGAAATTTTCGGACCTTCTGGAGTCCAATCTGCAATAGTCGTTTTCAAGAATTCTTCATCATTACGTTCTGTAAATTCAGGCTTGTAATGCGCACCACGAGATTCATTACGTTGCAATGCACCTAATGTCATTGCCTCAGAAAGTTCAAGCATATTCCACAATTGACGAGTAAATGCGACACCTGCATTATTCCAATTGGCTGTATCGTTAATGTTAATATTGTTATAACGTTGTTTCAGTTCTTTAATCTTTTGAATAGTTTCTGCCAACTTGTCGTTGTAACGAACAACGGTCATGTTGTTAGTCATCCATTCGCCAAGCTCTTTGTGGAGTACGTATGCATTTTCAGTACCCTTCATACCAAGAATACGATCATACTTCGCTTTTTGCTCACGAACAGCTTTATCAAACACTGTAGATGAAATATCTTCTGATGATTTCTTAAGACCTTTAATATATTCGACAGCTTTTGGCCCAGCAACCATACCACCGTAAATAGCTGATAATAGTGAATTAGCACCAAGACGATTAGCTCCATGATAATTGTAGTCACATTCGCCAGCTGCAAAAAGACCAGGAATATTCGTCATCTGATTATAATCTACCCACATTCCACCCATTGAATAGTGGACTGCTGGGAAAATTTTCATTGGTATTTTACGAGGATCATCACCCATGAATTTCTCATAGATTTCAATGATACCACCAAGTTTAACATCAAGTTCCTTAGGATCTTTATGAGACAGATCAAGGTAAACCATGTTTTCACCGTTAATACCTAATTTGTCATCAACACATACGCTGAAGATTTCACGAGTTGCGATATCACGAGGAACTAGATTACCATATGCAGGATATTTCTCCTCAAGGAAGTACCAAGGCTTACCGTCTTTGTAGGTCCAGATACGACCACCTTCACCACGAGCAGATTCACTCATTAGACGAAGCTTATCATCACCTGGAATTGCAGTTGGGTGAATTTGAATGAACTCACCATTGGCATATTTCACACCTTGTTGATATACCGCACTTGCAGCAGTACCTGTGTTAATAACGGAGTTCGTAGTTTTACCAAAGATAATACCAGGACCACCTGATGCAAGAATAACTGCATCACCGCGCATCGTATGGATTTCCATCGAACGTAAATCTTGAACAGCTACACCACGACATACGCCGTCATCATCAATAACGGAACCAAGGAATTCCCAATGCTCATATTTCGTAACTAGTCCCGCTGCTTCCCAGCGACGAACTTGCTCATCTAGTGCATATAACAGTTGTTGACCAGTCGTAGCACCTGCAAATGCAGTACGGTGATATTGTGTTCCACCGAAACGACGGAAATCTAACAAACCTTCTGATGTACGACTGAACATTACGCCCATACGGTCCATCAAATGGATAATGCCAGGTGCAGCTTCACACATTGCTTTAACTGGTGGTTGATTTGCTAAGAAGTCACCGCCATATACGGTATCATCAAAATGCTCCCAAGGAGAATCGCCTTCACCTTTTGTATTTACAGCGCCGTTAATACCACCTTGAGCACATACGGAATGTGAACGTTTAACGGGAACGATTGAGAATAGATCGACATGTGTGCCTGCCTCAGCGGCTTTAATTGTGGCCATTAGACCAGCAAGACCGCCACCAACGACAATAATTTTATTTTTAGCCATTACGATTCGCTCCTTGATCTATACTAAAGAATTGAGCGCACTGCCATATAGGCATCTGCCACTTCTTTGAATTCGTCACCTCTGAAAGCAACAAGAGATAAGATGAACAACGCCGAGATAATTACAAAAATACCGATACAGATTTTTGAAGAAATACGTTGAGCTCTTTCACCAACCGTAATTCCCCAGCTAATAAGAAATGCCCAGAAACCATTTGCAAAGTGGAACGATGCTGCAAGCACACCAACTACGTATAGTACGAACATAAGTGGACTTGATGCGATGTGATTCATTGTTGATCCAAGTTCCTCATGTGAAATTTGCCCAAGGTATACCTGGAAACGTGTTTGATACACATGCCAGAATACGAATACGAAAGTAATTACCCCAGTAATACGCTGAGCTGTAAATGCCCAATTTCGTCCGTACTTAAAACGTCCTAGATTAGAGTTTGACTGATAAGCTACGTACAAACCATATATTCCATGGAATAATAGTGGAATATAAATCAATATAAACTCAAGTACAGGTAATAATGGTAAACTGTTAATCAAATTTACCCCTTTTTGAAATCCTTCTGGTCCTCGCTCAAAAGCTTGGTAATTCGTTAAAGCATGCACGACGAAAAATCCGCCTAGTGGAATAATCCCTAGTAGTGAGTGCAGCTTACGAGAGAAATAGCTATTTCCCTTCATCTCTTTGTTTCTCCTCTCAAACTGTAAGTGCTTACTTATCCAATTAAATCAACCCACATTTTACCTTACCCATATGTGCTAGTCAATCAATCACCTATAGGTATAGCAAATTATGACACATTTTAGCCATAGTTTTATCCTACTCTTTTTTCGCTTATAATGGAATTGCATATTTATTATTAATGCTTATAACTAATTTGCATAAGCGTACCAATTCATCTATACTTTCACTATAGGAAGCTTATATTTAAGTCTATCTTTGGAGGACATTATCATGGATGAAGCTTTATATATTTTCAAACGTATCGTAGAGCACTCTAGTATGAACAAAGCTGCTCATTCACTTAATCTATCTCAACCAGCGTTATCACGTAAAATATCAAAGTTAGAGCATGAGATCGGAGCTCCTCTATTTCGTCGTATCGGAAAAAGACTTGAGCTTACACGTATTGGACAGCTTACTTTTGAATATGCTATTGAACAAGAACGGCTCTATCTCAAATATTTGAAAACAGTTGCGGAATTCAAAGAAACTGGTAGAAGCTCCATTACGATTGGTGCAAGTTTGACGACATTACAAACGACTTTACCAGATCTCATTACTTTACTACGTGAATCTCATCCTGAGATTGATATTAAAGCGATTACCGGAAAAACCCATGAAATCGTAAG includes:
- the metA gene encoding homoserine O-succinyltransferase, with the protein product MPIKIPDSLPAKEVLMSENIFTMDESIAYKQDIRPLRIVILNLMPTKETTETQLLRLIGNTPLQVEAVLLHPKTHTSKNTSSDHLTSFYKTFDEIEHQYFDGMIITGAPVENLPFEEVNYWEELTQIMDWSKLHVTSTFHICWAAQAGLYHHFGVPKYQLDEKMFGVYPHSLSTRNVPLLRGFDEMFFVPQSRHTEVRREDVEQIDELEIWSESEDAGLYIIASKGGKQIFVTGHSEYDAASLKFEYDRDKAKGLEIEVPKNYFPGDNPDRTPISTWRAHANLLYSNWLNYYVYQLTPYELGAGI
- the corA gene encoding magnesium/cobalt transporter CorA, whose product is MKIRHVKSGNFSLIENIEDTVRPPSEGFYWIDADVEDLTVLQPIFGMHDLAVEDCLTEEEQRPKIEIYESHYFIVVNSIRFDDEEFFLRALNIFLGKHFIITVTKQKINELRTLKPILWEQEVTRPDQFLYHLVDLVIDNYALVGDRIELRIEVLEEDILMHTKKSHLNEIIGLRSEILWLKKVLGPQRELIATLIKKELKLIDDQLQKYFSDVYENALKTAESFDTYRDLMGNLREAYQSSLSSRANEIMRVFTAITTIFMPLTFITGIYGMNFDTIPGIHFKYGAYVVLGIMITLGISMYIIFRKKEWL
- a CDS encoding LysR family transcriptional regulator, translated to MNISQLETLLTISKTMSFRKAGELLNLTQPAVSAQIKSLEEEFNTILIDRNQPVTLTEHGQVFLEHAERMLSIVDDLKQRLSDLNDNPQGHIVLGTTASIAVQVLPRVLSYFQNQYPLIKTTIHTMPSSQVMSSVDNGSVDIGITYLTEKNANISSSILYYDTFELIVAPENPLSSYDYITIDQLQQTPLIMLAPDTLGRRFVDKICKTHNLTPNIVMELSSSEEVKRMVEINLGAAIVSKLSIEQELKLGTLKIIRVEELEATHPVGVVYKSGRYINSAMQQFISDLKGMPEYKFMNAE
- a CDS encoding histidinol-phosphatase is translated as MSTIDNNNRVKFDLHTHHKRCGHADGVIEDYIQSAIAQGFQAIGISDHTPYFSHNDDHPFPGIAMARSEFSNYIAEVQSLKQKYNGKIDVLLGIESDFFPQHVSLYETALNEVPFDYVIGSVHQVSGVSIFNKNRWKGLTDQEKIETKELYYDLIAQSARSGLFQILGHIDAMKGYYPPFSDIPTSSKIDETLKIIADCNVAIEINTSGSTKDVGGWYPSDDILARAFHYGVKVTFGSDAHTPKRIGDDFNEVANRLKEIGYTSWVYYKNRQAIEVSL
- a CDS encoding DMT family transporter, with the protein product MWLFLSILSAIVFGTAGWWMKVSQMKRGSVNTLLLALYIVGALGFGVNSIIDGSYIQLLDLHIWIAGLIIGLGSALGNLYFMRALDTGPATLTSPLTNMNIVLVVLLGTLVYGELLVPIQIFSIILLIFATILITQKKESKSITSSWWYGFILLAIIMFTIRNGGLKVTEELGYESAPVLFVAYFMAIFFYLKPVVNDRSSSSNSKAIGWRYGAVTGLLSYGGLQLYAVALQYGQSNLVAPIFATNGLIVTIFSIIIYKERLSRIQWVAFASLLLGLICIRITL
- a CDS encoding helix-turn-helix transcriptional regulator; translated protein: MDYTMMCPRYESAADLLGKKWTGRIIHVLLGGPKRFKDIKEQIPEMSDKMLTDRMKELEAVGVVVRNVYPEMPVRIEYELTEKGRDLEPVICSIQEWAEKWIG